In Streptomyces ambofaciens ATCC 23877, a single genomic region encodes these proteins:
- a CDS encoding vitamin B12-dependent ribonucleotide reductase, translating into MTETASGPARSSRAKGPKAGKGLRVERVHTTPGVHPYDEVAWERRDVVMTNWRDGSVNFEQRGVEFPDFWSVNAVNIVTSKYFRGAVGTPQRETGLKQLIDRIVKTYRKAGEDNRYFASPADAEIFEHELAYALLHQIFSFNSPVWFNVGTPQPQQVSACFILSVDDSMESILDWYKEEGMIFKGGSGAGLNLSRIRSSKELLSSGGNASGPVSFMRGADASAGTIKSGGATRRAAKMVILDVDHPDIEDFIETKVKEEEKIRALRDAGFDMDLGGDDITSVQYQNANNSVRVNDTFMKAVQDGGKFGLTSRMTGEVIEEVDAKALFRKMAEAAWACADPGIQYDDTINHWHTCPESGRINGSNPCSEYMHLDNTSCNLASLNLMKFLKDDGKGNQSFDAERFAKVVELVITAMDISICFADFPTQKIGENTRAFRQLGIGYANLGALLMATGHAYDSDGGRALAGAITSLMTGTSYRRSAELAAIVGPYDGYARNAQPHLRVMKQHSDENAKAVRMDDLDTPIWAAATEAWQDVLRLGEKNGFRNAQASVIAPTGTIGLAMSCDTTGLEPDLALVKFKKLVGGGSMQIVNGTVPQALRRLGYQEEQIEAIVAHIAENGNVIDAPGLAHEHYEVFDCAMGERSISAMGHVRMMAAIQPWISGALSKTVNLPESASVEDVEEVYFEAWKMGVKALAIYRDNCKVGQPLSAKTKSVKEAEKAEVTEKAEATIRETVEKVVEYRPVRKRLPKGRPGITTSFTVGGAEGYMTANSYPDDGLGEVFLKMSKQGSTLAGMMDAFSIAVSVGLQYGVPLETYVSKFTNMRFEPAGMTDDPDVRMAQSIVDYIFRRLALDFLPFETRSALGIHSAEERQRHLETGSYEPSDDELDVEGLAQSAPRAQELKAVATPKAEVEAAKPAPQQAHTSAELVEMQLGIQADAPLCFSCGTKMQRAGSCYICEGCGSTSGCS; encoded by the coding sequence ATGACAGAGACGGCGAGCGGTCCGGCACGGAGTTCCCGCGCCAAGGGCCCCAAGGCGGGCAAGGGCCTCCGGGTCGAGCGCGTCCACACCACTCCCGGCGTCCACCCCTATGACGAGGTGGCCTGGGAGCGTCGTGACGTCGTCATGACCAACTGGCGCGACGGCTCGGTCAACTTCGAGCAGCGCGGCGTCGAGTTCCCCGACTTCTGGTCGGTGAACGCGGTCAACATCGTCACCAGCAAGTACTTCCGGGGTGCCGTGGGCACCCCGCAGCGCGAGACCGGTCTCAAGCAGCTGATCGACCGGATCGTGAAGACGTACCGGAAGGCCGGCGAGGACAACAGGTACTTCGCCTCGCCCGCCGACGCCGAGATCTTCGAGCACGAGCTGGCCTACGCCCTCCTGCACCAGATCTTCAGCTTCAACAGCCCCGTCTGGTTCAACGTCGGCACACCTCAGCCGCAGCAGGTCTCCGCCTGCTTCATCCTGTCCGTCGACGACTCCATGGAGTCGATCCTCGACTGGTACAAGGAAGAGGGCATGATCTTCAAGGGCGGCTCGGGCGCCGGCCTGAACCTCTCCCGGATCCGCTCCTCCAAGGAGCTGCTGTCCTCCGGTGGCAACGCCTCCGGCCCGGTCTCCTTCATGCGCGGTGCCGACGCCTCCGCCGGCACGATCAAGTCCGGTGGGGCCACGCGCCGGGCCGCCAAGATGGTCATCCTCGACGTCGACCACCCCGACATCGAGGACTTCATCGAGACCAAGGTCAAGGAGGAGGAGAAGATCCGCGCCCTGCGTGACGCGGGCTTCGACATGGACCTGGGCGGCGACGACATCACGTCCGTCCAGTACCAGAACGCCAACAACTCGGTCCGCGTGAACGACACGTTCATGAAGGCCGTCCAGGACGGCGGCAAGTTCGGCCTGACGTCCCGCATGACCGGCGAGGTCATCGAGGAGGTCGACGCCAAGGCGCTCTTCCGCAAGATGGCCGAGGCTGCCTGGGCCTGCGCCGACCCGGGCATCCAGTACGACGACACCATCAACCACTGGCACACGTGCCCGGAGTCCGGCCGCATCAACGGCTCGAACCCGTGCAGCGAGTACATGCACCTGGACAACACGTCCTGCAACCTCGCCTCGCTGAACCTGATGAAGTTCCTGAAGGACGACGGCAAGGGCAACCAGTCCTTCGACGCCGAGCGCTTCGCCAAGGTCGTCGAGCTCGTCATCACCGCGATGGACATCTCCATCTGCTTCGCGGACTTCCCGACCCAGAAGATCGGCGAGAACACCCGCGCCTTCCGCCAGCTGGGCATCGGCTACGCCAACCTCGGCGCCCTGCTGATGGCGACCGGCCACGCGTACGACTCCGACGGCGGCCGCGCCCTGGCCGGTGCCATCACCTCCCTGATGACCGGCACGTCGTACCGCCGCTCCGCCGAGCTCGCCGCGATCGTCGGCCCGTACGACGGCTACGCCCGCAACGCGCAGCCGCACCTCAGGGTCATGAAGCAGCACTCGGACGAGAACGCCAAGGCCGTCCGCATGGACGACCTGGACACGCCGATCTGGGCCGCCGCCACCGAGGCCTGGCAGGACGTGCTGCGCCTCGGCGAGAAGAACGGTTTCCGTAACGCCCAGGCGTCCGTCATCGCCCCGACCGGCACCATCGGTCTGGCGATGTCCTGCGACACCACCGGCCTCGAGCCCGACCTCGCCCTGGTCAAGTTCAAGAAGCTGGTCGGCGGCGGCTCGATGCAGATCGTCAACGGCACCGTCCCGCAGGCCCTGCGCCGCCTGGGTTACCAGGAGGAGCAGATCGAGGCGATCGTCGCCCACATCGCCGAGAACGGCAATGTGATCGACGCCCCCGGTCTCGCGCACGAGCACTACGAGGTGTTCGACTGCGCCATGGGCGAGCGCTCCATCTCCGCCATGGGCCACGTCCGCATGATGGCCGCGATCCAGCCGTGGATCTCCGGGGCCCTCTCCAAGACGGTCAACCTGCCGGAGTCGGCGTCCGTGGAGGACGTCGAGGAGGTCTACTTCGAGGCGTGGAAGATGGGCGTCAAGGCGCTCGCCATCTACCGCGACAACTGCAAGGTGGGCCAGCCCCTCTCCGCGAAGACCAAGTCGGTCAAGGAGGCGGAGAAGGCGGAGGTCACCGAGAAGGCCGAGGCGACCATTCGCGAGACGGTCGAGAAGGTCGTCGAGTACCGCCCGGTCCGCAAGCGCCTCCCGAAGGGTCGTCCCGGCATCACCACCTCCTTCACGGTCGGCGGCGCCGAGGGCTACATGACGGCCAACTCCTACCCGGACGACGGTCTCGGCGAGGTCTTCCTGAAGATGTCCAAGCAGGGTTCGACCCTCGCGGGCATGATGGACGCCTTCTCCATCGCGGTCTCCGTCGGCCTCCAGTACGGCGTGCCGCTGGAGACGTACGTCTCGAAGTTCACCAACATGCGCTTCGAGCCGGCCGGCATGACGGACGACCCGGACGTGCGGATGGCGCAGTCGATCGTCGACTACATCTTCCGCCGCCTGGCGCTGGACTTCCTGCCCTTCGAGACGCGCTCCGCGCTCGGCATCCACTCCGCCGAGGAGCGTCAGCGCCACCTGGAGACCGGTTCGTACGAGCCGTCCGACGACGAGCTGGACGTCGAGGGCCTGGCCCAGTCGGCTCCGCGCGCCCAGGAGCTGAAGGCCGTCGCCACGCCGAAGGCCGAGGTCGAGGCGGCCAAGCCCGCTCCGCAGCAGGCGCACACCAGCGCCGAGCTGGTGGAGATGCAGCTGGGCATCCAGGCCGACGCCCCGCTGTGCTTCTCCTGCGGCACGAAGATGCAGCGGGCCGGTTCCTGCTACATCTGCGAGGGCTGCGGCTCGACCAGCGGTTGCAGCTGA
- a CDS encoding MFS transporter yields MTTSSLVKDQKPGAARREGHPGIALTVIAACQLMVVLDATIVNIALPHIQEALSFSTTDLTWVVSAYTLTFGGLLLLGGRAGDILGRRRVFMTGILLFTFASLLGGFAQEPWQLLAARVLQGVGGAIASPTSLALITTTFPEGPERNRAFGVFAAVSAGGGAIGLLAGGMLTEWLDWRWVLFVNVPIGVLIAVLTPLYISESERHSGRFDIAGAVTSTAGMASLVYGFIRAADEGWRDSLTIGSFAAAVVLLLSFTFIESRAKEPITPLKMFADRNRSGTYVIMLSLAAAMFGMFFYIVLFVQNVLGYTPIQAGLAFLPVTVVIALGAGLSQRFLPVFGPKPFMVVGSALAALGLGWQALISSDSSYVGGVLGPMLIFGFGMGLNFVTLTLTAVSGVAPHEAGAASGLLNAMQQVGGSIGLAILTTVFGTASKDEAEKQVQDFLANGSAEQKAEFAQTHQLPAPWAHDVLAQGISAAFIPAAAMAVLALVTASLVIRVRKSDLEALSGSAGPGIG; encoded by the coding sequence GTGACAACCTCTTCCTTGGTCAAAGATCAGAAGCCGGGAGCTGCCCGCCGGGAGGGGCATCCCGGCATCGCGCTCACCGTCATCGCGGCCTGCCAACTCATGGTCGTACTCGACGCGACGATTGTGAACATCGCGCTCCCGCACATCCAAGAAGCGCTCAGCTTCAGCACCACCGACCTCACCTGGGTCGTCAGCGCCTACACGCTCACCTTCGGCGGTCTGCTGCTGCTCGGCGGCCGAGCCGGGGACATCCTCGGCCGACGCCGGGTCTTCATGACCGGCATCCTGCTGTTCACCTTCGCCTCGCTGCTCGGCGGCTTCGCCCAGGAACCCTGGCAACTGCTGGCGGCTCGCGTCCTGCAGGGCGTCGGAGGCGCGATCGCGTCGCCGACATCGCTGGCCCTGATCACGACCACCTTCCCCGAAGGTCCGGAACGCAACCGGGCCTTCGGTGTCTTCGCGGCGGTGTCGGCCGGTGGCGGCGCCATCGGACTGCTGGCGGGCGGCATGCTCACCGAATGGCTCGACTGGCGCTGGGTGCTCTTCGTCAACGTGCCGATCGGTGTGCTGATCGCCGTGCTCACCCCGCTGTACATCAGCGAGTCGGAACGGCATTCCGGACGCTTCGACATCGCCGGGGCGGTGACCTCGACGGCGGGCATGGCGTCCCTCGTCTACGGCTTCATACGCGCCGCCGACGAGGGCTGGCGGGACAGTCTGACCATCGGTTCCTTCGCGGCCGCAGTGGTCCTGCTGCTGTCCTTCACGTTCATCGAGTCGCGGGCCAAGGAGCCGATCACCCCGCTGAAGATGTTCGCCGACCGGAACCGCTCCGGCACGTACGTGATCATGCTGAGCCTGGCCGCCGCGATGTTCGGCATGTTCTTCTACATCGTGCTGTTCGTCCAGAACGTGCTGGGCTACACGCCGATCCAGGCCGGACTGGCCTTCCTGCCGGTCACGGTGGTGATCGCGCTCGGTGCGGGACTCTCGCAGCGGTTCCTGCCCGTCTTCGGCCCCAAGCCGTTCATGGTGGTGGGCTCGGCGCTGGCCGCGCTCGGGCTCGGCTGGCAGGCCCTCATCAGCTCGGACAGCTCCTATGTCGGCGGAGTCCTCGGTCCGATGCTGATCTTCGGCTTCGGCATGGGGCTGAACTTCGTCACGCTGACGCTCACCGCCGTCTCCGGCGTCGCCCCGCACGAGGCGGGCGCGGCGTCCGGCCTGCTCAACGCGATGCAGCAGGTAGGCGGATCGATCGGGCTCGCCATCCTGACGACGGTGTTCGGCACGGCCAGCAAGGACGAGGCGGAGAAGCAGGTGCAGGACTTCCTCGCCAACGGCTCGGCGGAGCAGAAGGCGGAGTTCGCGCAGACGCACCAGCTGCCGGCGCCCTGGGCGCACGACGTACTGGCGCAGGGCATATCGGCGGCCTTTATTCCGGCTGCCGCCATGGCCGTACTCGCCCTGGTCACGGCGTCGCTCGTGATCCGGGTGCGCAAGAGCGACCTGGAGGCCCTGTCCGGCTCGGCCGGGCCCGGAATCGGCTGA
- the lexA gene encoding transcriptional repressor LexA, translating to MTTTADSAIITGQDRPQGRPEPVHAMSDATNPEGHKRSLPGRPPGIRADSSGLTDRQRRVIEVIRDSVQRRGYPPSMREIGQAVGLSSTSSVAHQLMALERKGFLRRDPHRPRAYEVRGSDQASSVQPTDTAGKPAASYVPLVGRIAAGGPILAEESVEDVFPLPRQLVGDGELFVLKVVGDSMIEAAICDGDWVTVRRQPVAENGDIVAAMLDGEATVKRFKREDGHVWLLPHNAAYEPIPGDDATILGKVVAVLRRV from the coding sequence GTGACCACCACCGCCGACAGTGCCATCATCACTGGCCAGGACCGCCCCCAGGGCCGACCTGAGCCGGTGCACGCGATGAGCGATGCCACGAATCCAGAGGGGCACAAGCGCTCCTTGCCGGGCCGACCTCCCGGCATCCGGGCGGACAGCTCGGGTCTCACCGATCGGCAGCGCCGCGTGATCGAGGTCATCCGCGACTCGGTGCAGCGACGGGGATACCCGCCGTCCATGCGGGAGATCGGCCAGGCCGTCGGCCTCTCCAGCACCTCCTCCGTCGCGCACCAGCTGATGGCGCTGGAGCGCAAGGGCTTCCTGCGCCGCGATCCGCACCGTCCGCGCGCCTACGAGGTGCGCGGCTCCGACCAGGCCTCCTCCGTCCAGCCCACGGACACCGCCGGCAAGCCGGCCGCGTCGTACGTGCCGCTCGTGGGGCGTATCGCCGCTGGTGGTCCGATCCTCGCCGAGGAGTCGGTCGAGGACGTCTTCCCCCTGCCGCGGCAGCTGGTCGGTGACGGCGAGCTGTTCGTTCTGAAGGTCGTCGGCGACTCGATGATCGAGGCCGCCATCTGCGACGGCGACTGGGTCACGGTCCGCCGCCAGCCGGTCGCCGAGAACGGCGACATCGTGGCCGCGATGCTCGACGGCGAGGCGACCGTGAAGCGCTTCAAGCGCGAGGACGGCCATGTCTGGCTCCTCCCGCACAACGCGGCCTACGAGCCGATCCCCGGTGACGACGCGACCATCCTCGGCAAGGTGGTGGCCGTACTGCGCCGCGTCTGA
- the nrdR gene encoding transcriptional regulator NrdR — protein sequence MHCPFCRHPDSRVVDSRTTDDGTSIRRRRQCPDCSRRFTTVETCSLMVVKRSGVTEPFSRTKVINGVRKACQGRPVTEDALAQLGQRVEEAVRATGSAELTTHDVGLAILGPLQELDLVAYLRFASVYRAFDSLEDFEAAIAELREATRPPGPDGDEAGAGSQENDRGSTGAAQVPEPAGAAD from the coding sequence ATGCACTGCCCCTTCTGCAGGCACCCCGACAGCCGTGTCGTCGACAGTCGTACGACGGACGACGGCACGTCGATCCGCCGACGCCGCCAGTGCCCTGACTGCTCCCGTCGATTCACGACGGTGGAGACGTGCTCGCTCATGGTGGTGAAGCGGTCCGGGGTCACCGAACCGTTCAGTCGCACCAAGGTCATCAACGGTGTGCGCAAGGCCTGTCAGGGCCGTCCCGTCACCGAGGACGCGCTCGCCCAGCTCGGCCAGCGGGTCGAGGAGGCGGTGCGGGCCACCGGAAGTGCCGAGCTGACCACCCACGACGTGGGACTGGCCATCCTCGGCCCGTTGCAGGAACTCGACCTCGTCGCCTATCTGCGATTCGCCTCCGTCTACCGGGCGTTCGACTCGCTCGAGGACTTCGAGGCCGCGATCGCGGAGCTCAGGGAGGCGACGAGGCCACCCGGCCCGGACGGCGACGAGGCCGGCGCGGGGAGCCAGGAGAACGACCGCGGGTCCACGGGGGCGGCACAGGTCCCCGAGCCCGCAGGCGCCGCCGACTGA
- a CDS encoding histidine phosphatase family protein, with protein MARPRRIVLVRHGESIGNADDSVYEREPDHALALTEQGWAQAEETGKALREVFGRERVSVYVSPYRRTHETLRAFHLDPELIRIREEPRLREQDWGNWQDRDDVRLQKAYRDAYGHFFYRFAQGESGADVYDRVGGFLESLFRSFEDPDHPPNVLLVTHGLAMRLFCMRWFHWTVAEFESLSNPGNGEVRMLVLGSDGKYTLDRPFERWRDPEPYGITG; from the coding sequence ATGGCACGACCACGGCGCATCGTCCTTGTCCGGCACGGAGAGTCGATCGGCAACGCCGACGACTCCGTGTACGAGCGGGAGCCCGACCACGCGCTCGCCCTCACCGAGCAGGGCTGGGCGCAGGCGGAGGAGACGGGCAAGGCGCTGCGCGAGGTGTTCGGCCGGGAGCGGGTCAGCGTGTACGTCTCCCCGTACCGCCGGACGCACGAGACGCTGCGCGCCTTCCACCTCGATCCCGAGCTGATACGGATACGGGAGGAGCCCCGGCTGCGTGAGCAGGACTGGGGCAACTGGCAGGACCGCGACGACGTGCGCCTGCAGAAGGCCTACCGGGACGCCTACGGCCACTTCTTCTACCGCTTCGCCCAGGGCGAGTCCGGTGCCGACGTGTACGACCGGGTCGGTGGCTTCCTGGAGAGCCTCTTCCGCAGTTTCGAGGACCCCGACCACCCGCCGAACGTGCTCCTGGTGACGCACGGCCTGGCCATGCGGCTGTTCTGCATGCGGTGGTTCCACTGGACGGTCGCGGAGTTCGAGTCGCTGTCGAACCCCGGGAACGGCGAGGTCCGGATGCTCGTTCTCGGCTCGGACGGCAAGTACACCCTTGACCGCCCTTTCGAGCGCTGGCGAGATCCGGAACCGTACGGGATCACCGGATAG
- a CDS encoding ADP-ribosylglycohydrolase family protein, with product MTAHSSPDERLDRALSSLRGLSVGDALGSQFFVPENYPLLKRRELPPGTWQWTDDTEMACSVVSVLAAHARVDQDALALSFAHHHDFDRGYGPAVNRLLRLVREGGDWRELAAALFNGQGSWGNGAAMRVAPLGAWYADDPEQATHQAEISAYPTHQHREAVVGAMAVAAAAALAADPGGPPTPHALLDGVIALVPKSAVGAGLRRARDMLDYADAATVAAVLGCGRRTTAHDTVPFALWSAARALGDYERAFWTTAQVGGDVDTTCAIVGGVVAAERAGAGAPPVEWTARVEALPEWMAASV from the coding sequence ATGACCGCTCATTCATCTCCTGACGAGCGCCTGGACCGGGCGCTGTCCAGCCTGCGCGGCCTGTCGGTGGGGGACGCGCTCGGCTCACAGTTCTTCGTGCCCGAGAACTACCCGCTGCTGAAGCGCCGCGAGCTGCCTCCCGGCACCTGGCAGTGGACGGACGACACGGAGATGGCCTGCTCCGTGGTCTCCGTCCTCGCCGCTCACGCCCGTGTGGACCAGGACGCGCTGGCGCTGTCCTTCGCCCACCACCACGACTTCGACCGCGGCTACGGGCCCGCGGTCAACCGGCTGCTGCGTCTGGTCCGCGAGGGCGGTGACTGGCGCGAGCTCGCGGCCGCGCTGTTCAACGGCCAGGGTTCCTGGGGCAACGGGGCCGCGATGCGCGTCGCGCCGCTGGGTGCCTGGTACGCGGACGACCCGGAGCAGGCGACCCACCAGGCGGAGATCTCGGCCTACCCCACGCATCAGCACCGTGAGGCGGTGGTCGGCGCCATGGCGGTCGCCGCGGCCGCCGCACTCGCCGCGGACCCCGGTGGCCCGCCGACCCCGCACGCACTCCTCGACGGGGTGATCGCGTTGGTGCCCAAGAGCGCGGTGGGCGCCGGGCTGCGACGTGCCAGGGACATGCTCGACTACGCGGACGCGGCCACGGTCGCGGCCGTACTGGGCTGCGGCAGGCGTACGACCGCCCATGACACCGTGCCCTTCGCCCTGTGGTCCGCCGCCCGCGCCCTCGGGGACTACGAGCGCGCCTTCTGGACGACCGCTCAGGTCGGCGGGGACGTGGACACGACCTGTGCCATCGTGGGCGGAGTGGTCGCCGCCGAGAGGGCGGGAGCGGGAGCGCCGCCCGTCGAGTGGACGGCACGGGTCGAGGCCCTGCCCGAGTGGATGGCGGCGTCCGTCTAG
- a CDS encoding TerD family protein yields MNGLSKGVGKVEVALRWDPSPAGRPPADLDLVAGTYSVDDPYGDPSYVVHFDSRSPDGTIYLNRDSQDGKGFGFDEVMTLELERLDARYARVVVGVAIQQRGEDRSFGDVSQPGLRIREGYTDLATDDFSGVLGATAATVAEFVRDETGAWEFRAGVHGFEGDPAAFAATMGAARRP; encoded by the coding sequence GTGAACGGCCTCAGCAAGGGCGTGGGCAAGGTCGAGGTCGCACTGCGGTGGGATCCGAGTCCGGCGGGGCGGCCACCCGCCGATCTGGACCTCGTCGCCGGGACGTACTCGGTGGACGATCCGTACGGCGACCCCTCTTACGTGGTGCACTTCGACAGCCGCTCCCCCGACGGCACCATCTATCTCAACCGGGACAGTCAGGACGGCAAGGGCTTCGGCTTCGACGAGGTCATGACGCTGGAGCTGGAGCGGCTCGACGCCCGGTACGCGCGCGTCGTGGTGGGCGTCGCCATACAGCAGCGCGGCGAGGACCGCTCCTTCGGCGACGTGTCCCAGCCGGGGCTGCGCATCAGGGAGGGCTACACCGACCTGGCCACGGACGACTTCAGTGGCGTCCTCGGCGCCACGGCGGCCACGGTCGCGGAGTTCGTACGCGACGAGACGGGGGCGTGGGAGTTCCGGGCCGGCGTGCACGGCTTCGAAGGCGATCCGGCGGCCTTCGCCGCGACCATGGGCGCGGCACGCAGGCCGTGA
- a CDS encoding YdbC family protein: protein MLVKWIRCTVVDRRGFERGQRKWAGLPGEPGFRGQGGGWSRGRQDVAHVFAFWESRAFYDSFMARSHDRLASAQAGTFKNAQVRLFDYRFDVKTGFEPRFTDADLLRVALCRVHEERAEHYVLMQEKVWNPAMAGSPGMVRGLFGEAPGHEYLVLSMWRSAAEHGKYRTERVERLALRAQTEADIVALTGDIVQLEPSWTV, encoded by the coding sequence GTGCTGGTCAAGTGGATTCGCTGCACCGTGGTGGACCGCCGCGGTTTCGAGCGGGGGCAGCGAAAGTGGGCGGGGCTCCCGGGGGAGCCGGGTTTTCGGGGGCAGGGGGGTGGCTGGAGCCGTGGGAGGCAGGACGTGGCGCACGTCTTCGCCTTCTGGGAGAGCCGCGCCTTCTACGACTCCTTCATGGCCCGCTCCCACGACCGGCTCGCCTCGGCCCAGGCGGGCACCTTCAAGAACGCGCAGGTCAGGCTCTTCGACTACCGGTTCGACGTGAAGACGGGGTTCGAGCCGCGCTTCACGGACGCCGACCTGCTGCGGGTGGCCCTCTGCCGCGTGCACGAGGAGCGGGCCGAGCACTACGTGCTCATGCAGGAGAAGGTGTGGAATCCCGCGATGGCCGGTTCGCCGGGCATGGTCCGCGGGCTGTTCGGTGAGGCGCCCGGGCACGAGTACCTGGTCCTGTCCATGTGGCGGTCGGCCGCCGAGCACGGGAAGTACCGCACCGAGCGGGTGGAGCGCCTCGCCCTGCGCGCCCAGACGGAGGCCGACATCGTGGCGCTGACGGGGGACATCGTGCAGCTGGAGCCCTCCTGGACCGTCTGA
- a CDS encoding TetR/AcrR family transcriptional regulator, with translation MVASHWAAASAQTPSRRRGVVLERAILEAALDQLGTVGWNGLTMEGVAAGAQTGKAAVYRRWPSKEDLVADALLSGLPSFDTVPDLGNVRDDLLALCLRARDAMYSRPGYALRSVIHECDSTQAERFHSVIIKGVVEPTLAMLREVISRGIERGEVRRDAANGYVFDAIPAMMMYRSKICGSEWVDREVEELIDQLMVPLLRPDPV, from the coding sequence ATGGTTGCTTCACACTGGGCGGCCGCCTCCGCCCAGACGCCTTCGCGCCGACGAGGCGTCGTTCTGGAACGCGCGATCCTCGAGGCCGCCCTGGACCAACTCGGCACCGTCGGCTGGAACGGCCTGACGATGGAGGGCGTGGCCGCCGGCGCCCAGACCGGCAAGGCGGCGGTGTATCGCCGCTGGCCGTCCAAGGAGGACCTGGTCGCCGACGCGCTGCTGTCCGGGCTCCCGAGCTTCGACACGGTGCCGGATCTGGGGAACGTGCGCGACGACCTCCTGGCGCTGTGCCTCAGGGCGCGGGACGCGATGTACTCCCGGCCGGGTTACGCCTTGCGGTCAGTTATTCACGAATGTGACAGCACGCAGGCCGAGCGCTTCCATTCGGTGATCATCAAGGGAGTGGTCGAGCCGACCCTCGCGATGCTCCGCGAAGTCATCAGCCGCGGAATAGAGCGAGGAGAGGTGCGACGTGACGCGGCGAACGGATACGTCTTCGATGCCATCCCCGCGATGATGATGTATCGGTCAAAGATTTGCGGAAGTGAATGGGTGGACCGAGAGGTAGAGGAGTTGATCGACCAGTTGATGGTGCCGCTGCTGCGGCCCGACCCCGTCTGA
- a CDS encoding ribonuclease HII, translating to MPYEPPTHTVERSLRATTGAKIIAGVDEVGRGAWAGPVSVCAAITGLRRAPVGLTDSKLLTIKRRTELAEELRSWVTSYALGHASPEEIDALGMTAALRLAAVRALESLPVRPDAVILDGKHDYLGAPWRVRTVIKGDQSCVAVAAASVIAKVQRDKMMAELGIDHADFAFADNAGYPSPVHRAALAERGPTPHHRLSWAYLDALPQWRHLKKVRSWGDGSVPEIEGQLGFDF from the coding sequence ATGCCGTACGAACCGCCTACTCACACCGTCGAGCGCTCTCTCCGCGCCACGACCGGAGCGAAGATCATTGCCGGTGTCGACGAGGTGGGGCGAGGTGCGTGGGCCGGCCCGGTATCCGTCTGCGCCGCGATCACCGGACTGCGCCGGGCCCCGGTCGGCCTCACCGACTCCAAGCTGCTCACCATCAAGCGCCGCACCGAACTCGCCGAGGAACTGCGGTCGTGGGTGACCTCCTACGCCCTGGGCCACGCCTCCCCCGAGGAGATCGACGCGCTGGGCATGACGGCGGCGCTGCGGCTGGCGGCGGTGCGTGCCCTCGAGTCCCTGCCGGTCCGCCCCGACGCCGTCATCCTCGACGGCAAGCACGACTATCTCGGGGCGCCTTGGCGGGTTCGTACGGTGATCAAGGGCGACCAGTCCTGCGTGGCCGTCGCGGCGGCCTCGGTGATCGCCAAGGTCCAGCGCGACAAAATGATGGCCGAACTGGGCATCGACCATGCAGACTTCGCCTTTGCGGACAACGCCGGGTATCCGTCGCCCGTGCACAGGGCCGCACTGGCGGAGCGGGGCCCCACCCCGCACCACCGGTTGTCGTGGGCGTATCTTGATGCGCTGCCCCAGTGGCGGCACCTCAAGAAGGTCCGCAGTTGGGGGGACGGAAGCGTTCCGGAAATCGAGGGTCAGCTCGGATTCGATTTCTGA